The genomic interval TGGCGCTGACGATGGGCGCCGTGTACATGTTCGGTTTTCACCCGTCCCACGGCGTATCGGTCACCGACGAGGCCACCGGCGAGAAGAAAACGCTCTGGACCTGCGGCATGCATCCCTGGATCATTCAGGAAGAACCCGGTCTTTGCCCCATTTGCAGCATGAAACTCGTGCCCAAACGCGATGATGGCGCAGCCGCAGCCGCGCAGGAAACGGGGACGGCCGAGCGGAAAATCGCCTACTGGCGGGCGCCCATGAATCCAATGGAAATCTACGACAAACCCGGCAAAAGCGCCATGGGCATGGATCTTGTGCCGGTGTATGAGGATGAAGTCGTGGGCGGCGTGGCCGTCTCCATCGATCCGGTCACCCAGCAGAACATGGGAATCCGGACCGCAAAGGTGAAAAAGGGGGCCTTGACCCGAACCATTCGAACCTACGGGCATGTCACCTATGACGAGACGCGCATCGCTCAGATCAGTCCTAAGATAAACGGCTGGATTGAAAAGATACATGTCGATTTCGCCGGAAAACAGGTCGAAAAAGACGAGCCGCTCTTCGAAATCTACTCTCCGGAATTGCTGGCCGCACAGGAAGAGTACCTGTCCGCGTTCAGGAGAAGCGGCGGAAGCACCGGCAACCGATCTTTTCTCCAATCCTCCCGCAAGCGATTGGAATATTTTGACGTCCCTGAAAGTGAAATTCAGCGAATCGAGGCCACCGGACGGATCGAGAAGACGCTGACCATTCGATCACCTTTTCGCGGCATTGTGACCATGAAAAACGCGGAACGGGGCAGCGCTATCAAGGCGGGTACCATGACTTATCGAATCGCCGATCTGAGCCGGGTCTGGGTGGAGGTGCACATTTATGAATACGAGCTTCCCTGGGTGGCGGAGGGACAAAGGGCGATCATGAGCTTACCGTATCAGCCGGGCACATCATTTGAGGGCAAGGTTTCGTTTATCTATCCTTATCTTCAGGCAAAAACCCGGGATATCGTGGTCCTTCTCGAGTTCGACAATCCGGATTTTTCCATCAAACCCGAAATGTACGCCGATGTCCAGATCCAAAGCAATAAAAAGGGCGAGGGGCTCATCATTCCCTCGGAAGCGGTGATTCGGTCCGGCAAACGAAATGTCGTCTTCGTCACCCGGGAAAACAACAAATTTTCCCCCAGGGAGGTCACCCTCGGGCTTTCCCTGGACGGCCGGATGGTGCAAGTCCTCTCCGGGCTCGCACCCGGAGAGACTGTGGTCACTTCCGGCCAGTTTCTGCTCGACTCCGAATCGAAACTGAAAGAGGCCGTGCAGAAGATGATGGAAGCGAAACGACCGAAAGAAGAGCCTACGAAACCGGCGGACGATTTTTTTGACGACATGAATTAGGATACCGAAAATCTTTTCAGTGAGCGGACTACAGACAGGTTGACGCGATGATCGATAAAATAATCGAATGGTCCATAAAAAACAAGTTTTTGGTGATTCTTGCGACCGTGTTTTTGACACTGGGCGGGATTCTGGCCATTGTCCACACCCCCCTCGATGCGATACCGGATCTTTCGGACGTTCAGGTAATCATTTACACTGAGTATCCGGGCCAGGCGCCCCAGGTGGTGGAAGATCAGGTGACCTATCCGCTGACGACCGCCATGTTGAGCGTCCCTTTCTCAAAGGTGGTCCGGGGGTATTCATTTTTCGGTTATTCCTTTGTGTATATCATTTTTGAGGATGGCACCGATATGTACTGGGCCAGATCCCGGGTTCTCGAATACCTGAACTTCGTCGCGGGACGTCTGCCCGCAGGGGTCACCCCGAGCCTGGGGCCGGATGCCACCGGCGTCGGGTGGGTGTACGAGTATGTCCTGCAGGATACCAGCGGCACGCATGACCTGCAACGACTCAGAAGCATTCAGGACTGGTATCTGCGCTATGAGCTCACGGCCGTACCGGGCGTATCCGAGGTGGCCAGCATCGGCGGCTTCGTCAAGCAGTACCAGGTGGAGGTCGACCCGGACAGGCTTCAGGCATACGATATTCCCATTCAGAAGGTCCGGATGGCCATTCAGCGATCCAACCGCGATGTCGGCGGAAAGCTCATAGAGATGGGAGAAACCGAGTTCATGGTGCGCGGTATCGGCTATATCAAATCCCTTGAGGATCTTGAGCAGATCGCCGTGGGCGTGGACCGGATGGGAACACCCATCCTTTTGAAAAATATTGCGAACGTGCAGATAGGACCCGAGCTTCGGCGGGGAATTCTCGAATGGAACGGCGAGGGAGAAACCGTTGGCGGGATTGTGGTGATGCGTTTCGGGGAAAACGCCCTGGAAGTGATCCGTAAGGTAAAAGAAAAACTGAAATCCCTCGAAAAAGGACTTCCCGCCGGCGTTCAAATCGTGGACGGTTATGACCGCTCCGGGCTCATTGAGAGGGCGGTGGAAACCCTGACTCAAAAACTGGTCGAAGAAATGATCGTGGTGGCCCTCATCTGTATGATCTTTCTGCTGCATTTCCGATCCGCTTTCGTAGCGATTTTTACCCTGCCCATCGGGATTTTCATGTCGCTTCTGGTGATGCGTTGGATCGGGATCAATGCCAACATCATGAGCCTCGGCGGCATCGCCATCGCGATCGGCGTCATGGTGGATGCATCGGTCGTAATGGTTGAAAACGCGCATAAGCATCTGGAAAGGGATCAAGGCAAAAAGCCGCACGCGGAGATTATGCTGGCGGCCGCCAAGGAAGTGGGGCCCGCTCTTTTTTACAGCCTCCTCATCATCACCGTGTCGTTTCTGCCGGTGTTCAGCCTTCAGGAGCAATCGGGCAGGCTCTTCAAACCCCTGGCCTTCACCAAGACCTTTGCCATGGCCGCCTCGTCGATTCTGGCCATCACCCTTGTGCCGGTGCTCATGACCCTCTTCATTCGTGAGGATACCTTCTCCCTGGAGACCTCCCCGCAACGTCGTCGCAGGATCAGTATCGCAGCGCTCGCCGGGCCCGTTGTCCTGGTCATTGCGGCAGCGATTTTGGGTGCATTCATTGATTGGCAGCCGCCTGAGTGGGCGCTAGTTGCCGCCCTCGGGGTGAGTGCATTTGCCGCGGCGTGCCTGATACGCCAGAGAATCCTTCCAGAGGCGCGAAACCCCATCAGCCGGTTTTTTATCCGTCTCTACCTGCCCCTCATCAAATGGGTTCTCAAGCGGAGAAAGACAACGGTGGCGATCGCCCTGGGGGTGTTGGCCGCCACCTGGTTTCCCATGGCCAATCTCGGCAGCGAATTCATGCCGCCGTTGAACGAGGGGGATCTTCTCTACATGCCGACCACCCTGCCCGGCATATCCATCACAAAAGCCAAAGAACTGTTGCAGCAAACCGATAAAATTATCCAGAGCTTTCCAGAAGTGCACCATACCCTGGGCAAAATCGGCAGGGCCGAATCTGCGACAGACCCGGCGCCGCTTTCCATGATTGAAACGACGATCATGCTCCGGCAGGAAGTTGAATATGAAAAGCTACCGGTCAAGCGGTTTTTCTCAGGCTGGCCCGGATGGCTGAAAAAGCCGCTCACATGGGTCCTTCCCGAGGAAAGAAACGGGAAGGTCATTGGGAAATGGCGAAAAAAGAAAATCGATCGGTTTTTCTCCTCTTGGCCGGCCTTACTTAAAAAACCGCTGGCCTGGATTTGGCCCGAAGCGCGCTATATCACCACCGAGGAGCTGATAGACGATTTGAACGCCGCCATTCAGTTTCCGGGGCTGACCAATGCCTGGACCATGCCGATAAAGACACGGATCGACATGCTTTCCACCGGCATAAAGACGCCTGTGGGCATCAAACTCATGGGGCCGAATCTGGAAAAGCTTTCAGAACTCGGCGCACGGATTGAAGCCGTGGCGCGCGGAATTCCCGGCACCTTATCCGCCTATTCCGAACGGGTCACCGGCGGGAATTATCTCGATTTTACAATTCGCCGGGATCAGATCGCCCGCTATGGATTGACCGTGGGAGATGTTCAGGATGTCATTATGACGGCCATCGGCGGCATGAATATCACCATGACCGTGGAAGGATTGGAGCGTTATCCGGTCAACTTGAGGTATAACCGGGAGCTCCGGGATGATATCGAACAGCTCAAGCGAGTGCTGGTGCCCGCACCCACCGGTGCGCAGATTCCATTGATTCAGCTGGCCGATGTTGCCATCCGCAAGGGTGCGGCCGGCATCAAGAGCGAGAACGCGCGCCAGTCCGCCTGGGTGTACGTTGACATCAAGGGGGTTGATGTGGGCTCGTATGTAAAGCGCGCCAAAGCGGTCGTGGATCGGGAAATCCAACTACCGACCGGCTATTCCATGGTCTGGTCCGGTCAATACGAGTATATGGAAAAGGCGAGAAAAACCCTCAATATCATTGTACCGGTGACGCTCGTCGTGATCTTTATCCTGTTGTATATCCATTTCCAGAACATCACCGAGGCGGCCCTTGTCATGGCAAGTCTGCCGTTTGCCCTGGTGGGCGGCGTATGGCTGCTCTATCTTCTGGGATACAATCTGTCCGTGGCGGTCACCGTGGGCTTTATCGCGCTGGCCGGTCTTGCCGCGGAGACCGGTGTCGTGATGCTGGTGTATCTGGACGAGGCGTTTGATCGCCGGAAACGCGAAGGCCGGATGCAAACCACCGCGGATTTAGCCGCATCGGTCATCGACGGCGCCGTGGAACGTGTCCGGCCGAAGCTGATGACGGTCTCCACCACCCTCATCGGGCTTTTGCCGGTGATGATCGGCACGGAAACCGGCTCCGAGGTCATGAAGCGAATCGCGGCCCCCATGGTGGGCGGACTGATTTCCTCCACGGTTTTGACGCTCGTGATTATACCGGTCGTCTATGACATGTGGAAACGAAGGGGATTGGTCCGAACCCCGCGGCCCAATGAGAGAAAAGGAAATTCAAAATGATTTTCTTTTTAAATTTGTTAAGGATAGCTTATTGTGTCTTATGGCCAAGAGATATCATTTATTGATAAATCAGACTCACCTGATGTATTGTCTTTTTACGGCTTGAAAGTGTAGTACATCGCACAAGGAGAAGATATCCATGAAAAAGGGCATAAAATGGGTCCTTTTTTTTGCCGGAGGTCTGGCTTTTGTCCTTCTCTCCCTCATTATCATTCCGATGTTTTTGGATTTTCAGAAATTTTCGCCTCAAATCGAAAGATTGGTTTCTGATGTCACTGGCCGCCCCTTTGAAATGAAGGGGGAACTCCGGGTCAGTCTTTTTCCTTGGGCATCCATCGAGGCCCGGGATGTGAGTTTGGGAAACCCAGCAGGTTTTGAGGAAAAAAATATCCTGATCGTGAAATCGTTTGAAGCGCGAATCAAATTCATGCCTTTTCTCCTGAGCGGGTTCAAGGATATCCAGGTGAAACGATTTATTTTGGATGGGGCTCGGATTGTTCTTATCAAGAACAAAAACGGTTTGACCAACTGGGAATTAAAAGGAAAAACCGATTCGGTCGTGCCCTCGAAAAAGGATAAGAAACCTGCGGGGCCTTCCGAGACGAACGGCCGTGGAAATATACCCATTGACGCCCTCATGGTAGATGAATTTGCCATCATGGATGGATCCCTCTTGTGGATTGACGATTCCCGGAACAAGCGCTTCAGCGTTTCGAATATTAACCTGAAAATTCAGGATCTTTCACTGGATAGGCCCCTCCATGTCGTGTTTTCCGTTCTGGCGGAAAAGCACAAGGTTGTCATGGAAGGGGACATCGGGCCTGTGGGAAAAGACCCGGGTAAGGGGACCATTCCCCTGGATCTGACTTTCAATCTCCTGGAACAGGTAACCATCCGTTTGAAGGGTGATGTGACGGATATGATGACTTCTCCCGGATTTACTATAAATATGAATGTCTCTGCATTTTCACCTAAAAAAGTTGCAGCTGCGTTCGGCCAGGACATTTTTAAGGCCACGGGGCCTTCCGCACTGGACCGAGTGGCATGTAAGTTGGATATGGAGGGAAGTTC from Desulfobacterales bacterium carries:
- a CDS encoding efflux RND transporter periplasmic adaptor subunit; translated protein: MMAIIKDSGKKGFRSAIFVVAVTAVVTLALTMGAVYMFGFHPSHGVSVTDEATGEKKTLWTCGMHPWIIQEEPGLCPICSMKLVPKRDDGAAAAAQETGTAERKIAYWRAPMNPMEIYDKPGKSAMGMDLVPVYEDEVVGGVAVSIDPVTQQNMGIRTAKVKKGALTRTIRTYGHVTYDETRIAQISPKINGWIEKIHVDFAGKQVEKDEPLFEIYSPELLAAQEEYLSAFRRSGGSTGNRSFLQSSRKRLEYFDVPESEIQRIEATGRIEKTLTIRSPFRGIVTMKNAERGSAIKAGTMTYRIADLSRVWVEVHIYEYELPWVAEGQRAIMSLPYQPGTSFEGKVSFIYPYLQAKTRDIVVLLEFDNPDFSIKPEMYADVQIQSNKKGEGLIIPSEAVIRSGKRNVVFVTRENNKFSPREVTLGLSLDGRMVQVLSGLAPGETVVTSGQFLLDSESKLKEAVQKMMEAKRPKEEPTKPADDFFDDMN
- a CDS encoding efflux RND transporter permease subunit encodes the protein MIDKIIEWSIKNKFLVILATVFLTLGGILAIVHTPLDAIPDLSDVQVIIYTEYPGQAPQVVEDQVTYPLTTAMLSVPFSKVVRGYSFFGYSFVYIIFEDGTDMYWARSRVLEYLNFVAGRLPAGVTPSLGPDATGVGWVYEYVLQDTSGTHDLQRLRSIQDWYLRYELTAVPGVSEVASIGGFVKQYQVEVDPDRLQAYDIPIQKVRMAIQRSNRDVGGKLIEMGETEFMVRGIGYIKSLEDLEQIAVGVDRMGTPILLKNIANVQIGPELRRGILEWNGEGETVGGIVVMRFGENALEVIRKVKEKLKSLEKGLPAGVQIVDGYDRSGLIERAVETLTQKLVEEMIVVALICMIFLLHFRSAFVAIFTLPIGIFMSLLVMRWIGINANIMSLGGIAIAIGVMVDASVVMVENAHKHLERDQGKKPHAEIMLAAAKEVGPALFYSLLIITVSFLPVFSLQEQSGRLFKPLAFTKTFAMAASSILAITLVPVLMTLFIREDTFSLETSPQRRRRISIAALAGPVVLVIAAAILGAFIDWQPPEWALVAALGVSAFAAACLIRQRILPEARNPISRFFIRLYLPLIKWVLKRRKTTVAIALGVLAATWFPMANLGSEFMPPLNEGDLLYMPTTLPGISITKAKELLQQTDKIIQSFPEVHHTLGKIGRAESATDPAPLSMIETTIMLRQEVEYEKLPVKRFFSGWPGWLKKPLTWVLPEERNGKVIGKWRKKKIDRFFSSWPALLKKPLAWIWPEARYITTEELIDDLNAAIQFPGLTNAWTMPIKTRIDMLSTGIKTPVGIKLMGPNLEKLSELGARIEAVARGIPGTLSAYSERVTGGNYLDFTIRRDQIARYGLTVGDVQDVIMTAIGGMNITMTVEGLERYPVNLRYNRELRDDIEQLKRVLVPAPTGAQIPLIQLADVAIRKGAAGIKSENARQSAWVYVDIKGVDVGSYVKRAKAVVDREIQLPTGYSMVWSGQYEYMEKARKTLNIIVPVTLVVIFILLYIHFQNITEAALVMASLPFALVGGVWLLYLLGYNLSVAVTVGFIALAGLAAETGVVMLVYLDEAFDRRKREGRMQTTADLAASVIDGAVERVRPKLMTVSTTLIGLLPVMIGTETGSEVMKRIAAPMVGGLISSTVLTLVIIPVVYDMWKRRGLVRTPRPNERKGNSK